A portion of the Pseudomonadota bacterium genome contains these proteins:
- a CDS encoding peroxiredoxin produces the protein MPLSVGDALPDVPLTAITAEGPAEMSKSDLFAGKKVVLFAVPGAFTPTCNNNHLPSYVKHAGDLKAKGVDAIAVVSVNDPFVMAEWKKAGDPDDAITFLADGSATFTTAADMVLDGSAFGLGSRSLRYAAVVDDGVISALAVEDSPAEAKASSADAILTMLD, from the coding sequence ATGCCCCTTTCCGTCGGCGATGCCCTACCAGATGTCCCACTCACCGCTATCACAGCCGAGGGTCCAGCTGAAATGAGCAAAAGCGATCTTTTTGCTGGTAAGAAGGTTGTCCTTTTTGCTGTACCGGGCGCGTTCACGCCGACCTGCAACAACAACCACCTGCCGAGCTACGTGAAACATGCCGGTGATCTGAAAGCCAAAGGCGTAGACGCCATCGCTGTGGTCTCAGTCAACGATCCGTTCGTGATGGCCGAGTGGAAGAAAGCCGGCGATCCGGATGATGCCATCACTTTCCTTGCCGACGGCAGCGCAACATTCACAACTGCGGCTGACATGGTCCTTGATGGGTCGGCGTTCGGCTTGGGGTCGCGTTCTCTGCGTTATGCCGCGGTGGTGGATGATGGCGTAATCTCTGCGTTGGCTGTGGAGGACTCGCCTGCCGAAGCGAAGGCTTCAAGTGCGGATGCAATCCTCACTATGCTTGACTGA
- a CDS encoding YqgE/AlgH family protein, with amino-acid sequence MPDQTFPSLAGQALIAMPTIGDSRFQRTVIYLCMHDANGAMGLVVNKPDPKRSIADIMRELDLLPGEETEQPDTLSAPLLLGGPVEKSRGFLLHAPSGVTREGTVKVADGVELSTTLDTLREIGSGQGPERFLLAVGFASWTAGQLDTEILNNVWLNAEMSADELFTTPAPLLYAASLSGLGVDLHQLSPTAGRG; translated from the coding sequence ATGCCTGATCAAACCTTTCCCAGCCTTGCCGGACAAGCGCTTATCGCGATGCCGACCATAGGGGATAGCCGCTTTCAGCGCACGGTCATCTATCTTTGCATGCACGATGCCAACGGGGCGATGGGTTTAGTGGTCAACAAGCCGGACCCCAAGCGCAGCATCGCCGACATCATGCGAGAGCTAGACCTGCTACCCGGCGAGGAAACCGAGCAGCCCGATACACTCTCCGCGCCGCTATTGTTGGGTGGGCCCGTTGAGAAGAGCAGAGGCTTCCTTCTGCATGCGCCTTCGGGCGTTACGCGAGAAGGAACTGTGAAAGTTGCGGACGGCGTCGAGTTGAGCACGACCCTCGACACCTTGCGCGAGATAGGCAGCGGCCAGGGTCCTGAGCGCTTTTTGCTGGCTGTCGGTTTTGCAAGCTGGACCGCTGGACAACTCGACACAGAGATTTTGAACAACGTCTGGCTGAACGCGGAGATGTCTGCTGACGAATTATTCACCACGCCTGCCCCTCTCCTGTACGCAGCCAGCCTTTCAGGTCTGGGGGTCGACCTTCACCAGTTGTCGCCAACGGCCGGGCGCGGCTGA
- a CDS encoding DM13 domain-containing protein: MKRFLAIAIPVFLIGFVAGNAFWYLASPLWIDQVVDEALPDELMVSVIRAGTFQGADRAHQGAGNAMQLETATGAPLIRFTEFEVTNGPDLEVWLVADPAPANSRAVLESEWVSLGLLKGNIGDQTYTVPEGVDLSEYGSVVIWCEQFSVLFATATLTATQ; this comes from the coding sequence ATGAAGAGATTTCTCGCAATCGCCATTCCGGTTTTTCTGATCGGGTTCGTCGCCGGTAATGCATTTTGGTATCTCGCATCGCCCCTGTGGATCGATCAGGTTGTCGATGAAGCACTGCCAGATGAGTTGATGGTGTCGGTGATACGTGCGGGGACGTTTCAGGGCGCCGACCGGGCACACCAAGGCGCTGGAAACGCTATGCAGCTCGAAACCGCCACTGGCGCGCCGCTCATTCGCTTCACCGAGTTCGAAGTGACCAACGGGCCAGATCTTGAGGTTTGGCTCGTCGCTGATCCTGCCCCGGCGAACTCGCGTGCAGTCCTTGAGAGCGAGTGGGTTTCTTTGGGACTGCTCAAGGGCAATATCGGCGACCAAACCTACACTGTGCCAGAAGGCGTAGACCTGAGCGAATATGGCTCGGTCGTGATCTGGTGCGAGCAGTTTTCGGTTTTATTCGCGACCGCCACGCTTACGGCCACGCAGTAG
- a CDS encoding glutathione S-transferase N-terminal domain-containing protein has translation MTEQKTPIDLFFWPTPNGFKVTIYFEETGIPYTVYPINIGKGDQFKPDFLKIAPNNRMPAIIDPEGPGGEPISIFESGAILQYLGRKFGQFYPTDERSRVQVEEWLMWQMGGFGPMLGQNHHFNTYAPEDVPYAKKRYTDETHRLYGVLNKQLNGQDYIAGDYSIADMACIGWARGWEKQQMDIAEFPNLERWMATMMDRPGVKRGLEVGADFRKPMSEEDKKVLFGQRAR, from the coding sequence ATGACCGAACAGAAGACGCCGATTGACCTGTTTTTCTGGCCGACGCCCAATGGGTTCAAAGTCACAATCTACTTCGAGGAAACGGGTATTCCTTACACGGTGTATCCGATCAACATCGGTAAAGGTGACCAGTTCAAGCCCGACTTTCTGAAGATCGCCCCAAACAATCGTATGCCCGCCATTATCGACCCGGAAGGTCCGGGCGGTGAACCGATATCGATCTTTGAGTCCGGCGCAATCCTGCAATATCTGGGCCGCAAATTTGGGCAATTTTACCCAACCGACGAGCGGTCGCGTGTGCAGGTCGAGGAATGGCTGATGTGGCAGATGGGCGGCTTCGGCCCGATGCTTGGCCAGAACCATCATTTCAACACCTACGCGCCCGAAGATGTGCCCTACGCGAAGAAACGCTACACCGATGAAACGCATCGGCTTTACGGCGTCCTGAACAAGCAGCTCAATGGTCAGGACTACATTGCTGGCGACTATTCCATCGCCGATATGGCCTGTATCGGTTGGGCGAGGGGATGGGAGAAGCAGCAGATGGACATTGCCGAGTTTCCCAATCTTGAACGTTGGATGGCCACGATGATGGATCGGCCCGGCGTCAAGCGCGGGCTCGAAGTCGGGGCCGATTTCCGCAAGCCGATGAGTGAGGAGGACAAAAAGGTGCTATTTGGTCAGCGTGCGCGCTGA
- a CDS encoding sel1 repeat family protein, whose protein sequence is MARFALNEFEAGFIGTRTPDAKIFFDLGMMYAVGRSVPVDLVAAHKWFNLSSLRGSEAAKAQRESVAAEMSPTDVQSALQAARQFLAANR, encoded by the coding sequence ATGGCACGTTTTGCCTTAAACGAGTTTGAAGCCGGTTTCATAGGAACGCGCACGCCGGATGCGAAGATATTCTTTGATCTGGGCATGATGTATGCGGTGGGTCGTTCGGTTCCCGTCGATCTCGTCGCCGCCCACAAATGGTTCAATCTGTCCAGTTTGCGCGGCAGCGAAGCGGCAAAAGCCCAACGCGAATCTGTTGCTGCGGAGATGTCCCCTACGGATGTGCAGTCGGCGCTTCAGGCGGCACGCCAGTTCCTTGCAGCGAACCGTTAA
- a CDS encoding protein-disulfide reductase DsbD domain-containing protein, with product MRKVGSETSAVKRVVIPKQEYRASQKPDMQSSARRPTPLLVFCDCVQQIGTTVFQIVYGQMPRLPSVFALVGVTFAGSASAQDQHAVRFAGAELSIEAAPAVVVPMLADALMLEEGDQLAFLHVELDEGWKTYWRAPGRFGLEPSFDWSHSGNLLNVRVAFPAPQLFDEADGQSIGYTNDTIWPVVLTPYDADQPIDVDLSFTIGLCEVLCVPASGALRINLGTDVAASPPDGSSLSGYLTLLSRLPVVVDDLTMGTADVLDRFWILERFDGHASKVWNTMPSAETLSHIPRPINLLEVVPGRSVRVQAFPSHSGG from the coding sequence ATGCGAAAAGTTGGGTCTGAGACCTCAGCCGTCAAGCGTGTGGTGATTCCCAAGCAGGAGTATCGTGCCTCGCAAAAACCCGACATGCAAAGTTCCGCTCGCAGGCCCACCCCATTGTTGGTCTTTTGTGATTGCGTTCAGCAGATCGGAACCACCGTCTTCCAGATCGTCTACGGGCAAATGCCACGGCTTCCATCGGTGTTTGCTCTCGTCGGCGTGACGTTTGCTGGCAGCGCATCGGCTCAAGATCAGCACGCGGTACGCTTCGCCGGGGCGGAGCTGTCGATTGAAGCCGCACCCGCTGTTGTTGTGCCAATGCTTGCCGATGCGCTGATGCTTGAGGAGGGCGACCAGCTCGCCTTTTTGCACGTTGAACTCGATGAAGGTTGGAAAACCTATTGGCGAGCGCCAGGCCGCTTTGGCTTGGAGCCCAGCTTCGACTGGTCGCACAGCGGCAATTTACTGAACGTGCGCGTCGCATTCCCGGCGCCACAGCTTTTTGACGAAGCGGACGGGCAGTCAATCGGCTACACAAACGACACGATCTGGCCTGTTGTGTTGACCCCTTATGACGCGGACCAGCCTATCGATGTCGATCTCAGCTTCACGATCGGCTTGTGTGAGGTTCTTTGCGTGCCCGCTTCTGGCGCGTTGCGGATTAACCTCGGGACTGATGTGGCAGCTAGCCCCCCCGATGGTTCCAGCCTGTCAGGCTATCTGACCCTTCTGAGCCGCCTGCCAGTAGTGGTCGATGATCTGACTATGGGCACAGCTGACGTTCTCGACCGGTTCTGGATCCTTGAGCGCTTCGATGGGCATGCTTCAAAGGTCTGGAACACCATGCCCTCGGCTGAAACACTTTCTCATATTCCCCGGCCCATCAACCTGTTGGAAGTCGTCCCAGGGCGAAGCGTGAGGGTTCAGGCCTTCCCATCGCACAGCGGCGGGTGA
- a CDS encoding putative metalloprotease CJM1_0395 family protein: MELSTYLPAIGMAGNIGRESPVNGQASLKSPAGAAGESPSVRAGSPDGELTEAQERQVEKLKKRDAEVRAHEQAHAQVGGSYAGAPTYQYTKGPDGKKYATSGEVQIDSSPERTPEATIRKMEVVIRAALAPAEPSTQDQAVARQAQATKQQAQMELAKQRAAGVDTEAAGGMSALTSPLAAQATSSSWDSTATAAQAQKAMEAAVQAYQASANLYGLGG; the protein is encoded by the coding sequence GTGGAGCTGAGTACCTACCTCCCTGCAATTGGAATGGCTGGCAACATCGGGCGTGAGAGTCCGGTGAATGGGCAAGCCAGTTTGAAATCCCCCGCTGGCGCAGCAGGGGAAAGCCCTTCCGTGCGCGCCGGTTCGCCAGACGGTGAGTTGACCGAGGCCCAGGAACGTCAGGTCGAAAAACTCAAGAAACGCGACGCCGAAGTGCGCGCGCACGAGCAAGCCCACGCGCAAGTTGGTGGTTCCTACGCCGGCGCCCCAACCTATCAATACACCAAGGGGCCCGACGGCAAAAAATACGCAACATCTGGCGAGGTCCAGATCGATTCGTCGCCTGAACGCACCCCAGAGGCCACCATCCGCAAGATGGAGGTCGTGATCCGTGCCGCGCTCGCGCCAGCCGAGCCATCGACCCAGGATCAGGCAGTAGCGCGCCAGGCGCAGGCAACCAAACAACAAGCTCAAATGGAACTTGCCAAACAGCGGGCGGCTGGAGTGGATACAGAGGCTGCTGGCGGCATGAGCGCACTCACTTCCCCGCTGGCGGCGCAAGCAACATCCTCATCGTGGGACAGCACGGCGACTGCTGCCCAAGCGCAGAAGGCGATGGAAGCCGCAGTGCAGGCCTATCAGGCGTCTGCCAATCTTTACGGCCTGGGCGGATAG
- the deoC gene encoding deoxyribose-phosphate aldolase, with the protein MSSNVTALSGTPSSAAVGHNASHARNQPIDLDLSWVRDVRVNLSATQRRVATLPGRRTVKKAAQAAWLLKGVTCIDLTTLNGDDTAERVKRLCGKAMRPIRNDLLAAMGMGDHEIQTGAVCVYHRFVETAAKALEGSNIPVAAVSTGFPAGLSPHHLKVQEIKESVAAGASEIDIVITREHVLTANWQALYDEMREYREACGAAHVKAILATGDIKTMRNVARASLVCMMAGADFIKTSTGKEGINATLGVSLTMVRCIRAFEERTGIKVGYKPAGGISTAKDMLTYQFLMREELGKRWLEPDLFRLGASSLLADIERQLEHHVTGAYSAFNRHAIG; encoded by the coding sequence ATGAGTTCGAATGTCACCGCCCTGTCTGGAACCCCGTCATCGGCGGCAGTTGGGCACAACGCTTCACACGCACGCAATCAACCGATTGACCTCGATTTGAGTTGGGTACGTGATGTGCGGGTCAACCTCTCAGCGACACAAAGGCGCGTCGCGACGTTACCTGGGCGCAGAACCGTCAAAAAGGCCGCTCAGGCCGCGTGGCTCCTCAAAGGTGTGACATGCATCGATCTGACCACGCTCAACGGTGACGACACCGCGGAGCGCGTGAAGCGGCTGTGCGGGAAGGCTATGCGGCCCATTCGCAACGATCTGCTCGCTGCGATGGGTATGGGCGATCATGAGATCCAGACCGGGGCGGTCTGCGTCTACCATCGCTTCGTTGAGACAGCGGCGAAGGCGCTGGAAGGCAGCAATATTCCGGTGGCCGCAGTTTCAACAGGCTTTCCGGCTGGATTGTCGCCACATCATCTGAAAGTCCAGGAGATCAAGGAATCCGTCGCCGCTGGCGCAAGCGAAATCGATATCGTGATCACCCGCGAACATGTTCTCACGGCCAACTGGCAAGCGCTGTACGATGAGATGCGCGAGTACCGCGAAGCGTGCGGGGCCGCGCACGTAAAGGCCATTTTGGCCACCGGCGATATCAAGACGATGCGAAACGTTGCGCGGGCGTCGCTCGTTTGCATGATGGCTGGAGCGGACTTCATCAAGACATCGACCGGCAAAGAAGGCATCAATGCCACCCTTGGTGTTTCCCTCACCATGGTCCGGTGCATACGCGCCTTCGAAGAGCGCACCGGGATAAAAGTCGGCTACAAGCCGGCGGGCGGTATCTCAACTGCCAAGGACATGCTGACCTATCAGTTTCTCATGCGCGAAGAGCTTGGTAAGCGCTGGCTCGAGCCAGACCTTTTTCGGCTCGGTGCTTCAAGCCTGCTTGCCGATATCGAGCGGCAGCTCGAACATCATGTTACCGGCGCATACTCCGCCTTCAATCGTCACGCGATAGGATAA